From Trichoderma atroviride chromosome 1, complete sequence, one genomic window encodes:
- a CDS encoding uncharacterized protein (EggNog:ENOG41): MSRDNTGAHGATNHLGQVFIGNDTAETHAGLIVIDGALVPGSIGVNPFATIAALAERTIEAYARDNNLVISEEKNGILDLFGKPAHQPRGRCPLTTLHGKVPKKTTGRAKMSRSKTVEFAELMSGFIHRTQLDVAADKKAAYESAFRAGKGKGEIGRLLVSATVFEGHDMRDETRPSGIFTGTFVCPSIQGSPFMIPQGDLGLFKKDREITGTSRLTYEGDMVGGNGRRLHFSGYKLVDASVSLSPLQMWRSTTTLYVTITERVAHGATKIANHHQDAFDDNLSMYQGTPNSADEKLVANGILRLRPKDLVSEMMTLSASGKDVLSKAKNMTNFLTFFASKSASHLLTPLAPLEYTDEGAVLYENHTSPTQTFRVVSEDGVETQLHMWEPNPNAVATDSNGVPVKIENLFMIPGASVDHQIFALPTIPFNAVNYFVRAGYRVWVTVHRICQLESTHRQPWTTYDSRLDIKACYEHIRRTHGTGKVYTIAHCMGSVAYSCGLLDGTIPSEWVSGITCSQVFMNPIWATLNMIKATSPLALDKVYKSVFGDWFEIGSSVQDPWSQKLLNQLLRLHPERKEEMCKNAACHRTTLVYGRCWSHNNLNEATHRNVDRFFGGCSMHLTSLLKRMGSRGEVSTNEPEYTELTTPENIERLRGLPFLFFVGGDSAVLSPRATETTYERLIDTFGMSAGLPGGDIQYRRRVVPGYGHLDCWMGRNAWRDVYPFVREEIDRVVRGESYRFREPNDRFKQFAEGR, encoded by the coding sequence ATGTCTCGGGACAACACTGGAGCCCATGGCGCGACAAATCACCTAGGCCAAGTTTTCATTGGCAACGATACCGCAGAGACTCATGCCGGCCTCATCGTAATTGATGGTGCGCTCGTTCCTGGATCTATTGGTGTGAATCCGTTTGCTACCattgctgctctcgccgAACGCACTATCGAGGCGTATGCTAGAGACAATAATCTTGTGATtagcgaggagaagaatggcaTTTTGGATCTCTTTGGGAAGCCGGCGCATCAGCCAAGGGGTCGGTGCCCTTTAACCACTCTCCATGGCAAGGTTCCCAAAAAGACGACAGGCAGAGCCAAAATGTCCAGATCAAAAACCGTCGAGTTTGCAGAACTCATGTCTGGATTCATCCACAGGACCCAGCTGGATGTGGCAGCTGATAAGAAGGCGGCGTATGAATCGGCATTTCGAGCAGGAAAGGGCAAAGGCGAGATTGGTAGATTGTTGGTCAGCGCAACTGTCTTTGAGGGCCATGATATGAGAGATGAAACCCGGCCTAGCGGCATTTTTACAGGCACCTTTGTCTGCCCATCTATCCAAGGTTCCCCATTCATGATCCCTCAGGGTGATTTGGGATTGTTCAAGAAGGATCGAGAAATCACAGGAACCAGCAGATTGACGTATGAAGGCGACATGgttggcggcaacggcagACGGCTTCACTTTTCTGGATATAAGCTGGTTGATGCCTCTGTCTCTCTGAGCCCTCTTCAGATGTGGCGCTCCACGACGACCTTGTACGTTACAATAACAGAAAGAGTCGCCCATGGAGCAACAAAGATTGCAAATCATCATCAGGATGCCTTCGACGACAATCTCAGCATGTATCAGGGGACTCCTAATTCAGCCGATGAGAAACTCGTTGCAAATGGCATCTTGCGTTTGCGCCCAAAGGATCTCGTCTCCGAGATGATGACACTCTCTGCCTCGGGCAAAGATGTCCTGAGCAAAGCGAAAAATATGACAAACTTCTTgaccttcttcgcctccaaaTCCGCATCACACCTGTTGACGCCACTTGCTCCCCTTGAGTATACGGATGAGGGAGCCGTGTTGTACGAGAATCATACATCGCCGACCCAGACATTTAGAGTCGTCTCTGAAGACGGCGTCGAAACGCAGCTGCACATGTGGGAGCCAAATCCGAACGCTGTTGCCACCGACTCAAACGGAGTGCCCGTAAAGATTGAGAATCTCTTCATGATTCCAGGCGCATCTGTTGACCATCAAATATTTGCATTACCCACTATTCCGTTCAATGCTGTTAATTACTTTGTTAGAGCCGGTTACCGTGTTTGGGTAACGGTTCATCGCATATGCCAGCTGGAATCAACGCATAGACAGCCCTGGACGACATACGACTCGAGGCTCGATATCAAGGCCTGCTACGAGCATATCCGGAGAACCCATGGAACCGGCAAAGTCTATACCATTGCTCACTGCATGGGATCAGTCGCGTATTCTTGTGGCCTCCTCGACGGTACTATCCCATCTGAGTGGGTTTCGGGAATCACTTGCAGCCAAGTATTTATGAACCCTATATGGGCCACTCTGAACATGATCAAGGCCACGTCGCCACTGGCGTTGGACAAGGTATACAAGTCTGTTTTTGGAGACTGGTTCGAGATTGGGTCGTCTGTCCAAGATCCCTGGTCCCAGAAGCTTTTGAACCAGCTGTTGCGGCTTCACCCcgaaagaaaggaagaaatgTGCAAGAATGCCGCCTGTCATCGCACAACATTGGTGTACGGCCGTTGTTGGAGCCATAACAACCTCAACGAGGCGACTCATCGAAACGTTGACCGCTTTTTCGGCGGATGCAGCATGCATTTAACTAGTCTCCTGAAACGGATGGGAAGTCGAGGAGAAGTCAGCACCAATGAGCCCGAGTATACAGAGCTCACGACACCAGAAAACATCGAGCGCCTACGCGGTCTCCCATTCCTGTTCTTTGTTGGCGGAGACAGCGCCGTTCTCTCCCCAAGAGCTACAGAGACGACGTATGAGCGCTTGATTGATACGTTTGGCATGTCCGCTGGCCTTCCTGGAGGAGACATCCAGTATCGCCGGAGAGTCGTGCCCGGCTATGGGCATTTGGACTGCTGGATGGGGCGCAATGCCTGGAGAGACGTATATCCGTTTGTACGTGAGGAGATTGATCGAGTTGTCCGAGGCGAGTCGTATAGATTTCGGGAACCGAATGATAGGTTCAAACAATTTGCCGAGGGGAGGTGA
- a CDS encoding uncharacterized protein (EggNog:ENOG41), whose protein sequence is MPQAFKEIMPCILDMMPGSRAYEMSLLQRTWAFVGHCKKALFGSNPESGPLGNTQVFLIMSHDGNQATLCLKDDKPYLEFQGVGKSDRVKKLNDLLERATASVGGTLSLTPFYNFMSEQLITAHPLG, encoded by the exons ATGCCGCAAGCATTCAAAGAGATAATGCCTTGTATACTGGACATGATGCCTGGAAGCCGAGCCTACGAGATGTCGCTCCTTCAGCGAACTTGGGCTTTCGTGGGCCATTGTAAGAAGGCTCTATTCGGCTCGAATCCGGAAAGTGGTCCTCTGGGAAACACTCAAGTCTTTTTAATCATGTCGCATGATG GGAACCAAGCAACTTTGTGTCTGAAAGACGACAAGCCGTATTTGGAATTCCAAGGAGTCGGGAAAAGCGACCGAGTTAAGAAGCTCAACGATCTTTTGGAAAGGGCCACGGCTTCTGTTGGCGGTACGCTGTCGCTGACTCCTTTTTACAACTTTATGAGCGAACAACTGATTACCGCACATCCTCTTGGGTAA
- a CDS encoding uncharacterized protein (EggNog:ENOG41), with translation MEVFNEQAKTLGLQDKFRRVPLTTRFRNGPNSCGVNMSATTLAGQETTGVNDGSKTSTLVTYIADAWNWGAEMFCKCEVRYIEKVQDDRGGYLIYFACHGKGRSRFAAGNVYGDLMWVHAKRALFLGAGSIGTTEILLRSKHMGLSMSDWVGRSMSGNGDVLAFG, from the coding sequence atggaagtaTTCAACGAACAGGCAAAAACTCTTGGACTGCAAGACAAATTCCGCAGAGTTCCCTTGACAACCCGCTTCCGAAACGGCCCCAACAGTTGCGGCGTCAACATGTCAGCGACAACACTTGCTGGACAAGAAACCACTGGTGTCAACGATGGCTCGAAAACTTCGACGTTGGTGACATACATCGCCGATGCCTGGAACTGGGGTGCCGAAATGTTCTGCAAATGCGAAGTGCGGTATATCGAAAAGGTCCAGGACGATCGCGGCGGCTACTTGATCTACTTTGCCTGCCACGGCAAAGGCCGGAGTCGTTTCGCAGCAGGCAATGTCTATGGCGACTTGATGTGGGTGCATGCAAAAAGGGCCCTCTTCCTCGGTGCTGGATCCATCGGCACAACAGAAATCCTGCTTCGGAGCAAGCACATGGGCCTGAGTATGAGCGATTGGGTTGGTCGTTCAATGAGCGGTAATGGCGACGTTTTGGCTTTTGGGTaa
- a CDS encoding uncharacterized protein (EggNog:ENOG41), translating to MYPTPPATASSSSVDGDILDDFAHHEDHPMIENDGKTPFPRISKPIEHIRDSYDCVVIGSGYGGSIAASRMARAGESVCLLERGEERWPGEYPTGTIDTMKQYRVTGDLIPSSLGGVGVNMGNPTGMFHLILGHDQNVIAGNGLGGGSLVNANVFLETEHDILKMRYWPPEIRDNPAGLGKCKQYWPLSQLSMEARLD from the exons ATGTATCCCACACCACCGGCaactgcctcttcctcatctgtAGATGGCGATATCCTTGACGATTTCGCCCATCATGAGGACCATCCCATGATTGAAAACGATGGCAAGACTCCCTTTCCACGGATTTCCAAGCCCATAGAACATATACGAGATTCGTACGACTGTGTTGTCATCGGTTCTGGTTATGGAGGCTCCATAGCTGCGTCGCGCATGGCTCGAGCAGGCGAGTCTGTCTGCCTGctagagagaggggaagagagatgGCCAGGAGAGTATCCCACGGGGACGATTGACACGATGAAACAGTATCGCGTTACTGGAGACTTGATTCCAAGTTCTTTAGGTGGCGTCGGCGTCAACATGGGCAATCCAACGGGCATGTTCCATCTCATTCTTGGCCACGATCAGAATGTTATTGCTGGAAATG GCTTGGGTGGCGGAAGCCTGGTCAACGCGAATGTATTTCTCGAAACAGAACATGACATTCTCAAAATGAGATATTGGCCACCAGAGATTCGAGACAACCCGGCGGGCCTTGGTAAATGTAAACAATACTGGCCCTTGTCGCAGCTGTCGATGGAAGCTCGTTTGGACTAA